The window TCAACTAATTTCCATAAATGGATGCTTTCAATGTTTCTGGTAGATTGTAGAAAGTCGATTTTAGCTTCTGTTTTTGCTGCTTTCATGTGCCTTGTCCGAGTCAGGGGCAGGGAGGAGTACATAATGTAAGATTACAGCTATGCATTACATTAGGTTGTAAAAAGTTGATTACATGGGAAATCCAAGACAAGTAAAGCTGATTGCTACATTGTTCTCTTACAGGAAAGTAAACAAACAGGATGAGTACATAGGAGGATAGCGGTCTTGGGTGACTTCAAGGTGTGTTATTAACTCTGGCTGTGAGGTCCAGCAAAAGCTCCAGTGTCTTAGAATGTAGTAGATCTTTTCAAACTATTGCATCGCCACTCTCTCTCCTCCTACATGGCCGGGACAAACAAAGCTGGGCACTTTGTCTTCCTTCTATACTCTGCACTGTTAACTCTTAGACTCCTGTACATCCACCAACTACCCCAAAACTAATGAACTGGGAGGAAGCCAGGGACACCCAGGTGTCCACTATCCCAGTGGAGGTCCAGCCTGTGACTGGCACCAGTTAAGAGACCCGAACTTTAGTTGTGTCACAGTTCATGTGCTGAAAGTTTAGACCTCTGTGTGGCCCTGTTAAAAGGCTAGTCACGGCGAAGGGGGCCTGTCGTTGGGAGTTTGCCTTCAGAAGATAGGTCTGTGAGACCAAATTAGTTCTTGCAATGATTATttttgtggggctggaaagagcTCAGGCAGTTAaaaagtgcttgttgctcttccagaagatgcagattctgttcccaacacccatgggtcaggtggttcacaactgcctggaacccAAGCTCCAGAAGAATCAGGTACCTCTGCCGCTTCTGGCCACCCAGATCCACGTGACATACACAGAGAAGCGCACACGTAcacataataaaaagtaaagttgTAAGAATGAGCCCAAACCtaagatttttctctcttccGGTCTTAAGGAGTGCTGCTATGACATCATCAACTGTGCAGTGAACCTTCAGAGCCATGAACTCAATCTATTTTAGAAAGTTGTCCAGCCTCCGGTACTTCAggactaatttaaaaaataatatgctgggcagtggtggtacatgcctttcatcccagcacttgggaggcagaggcaggaggatttctgagttcgaagtcagcctggtctacagagtgagttccaggacagccagggatacacagagaaaccctgtctcgaaaaacaaaaacaaaaacaaaaaaagtaatacaGCCTCTGATTTCACTGCTTATTTTCGAGATACACCTATCCTTGCTGTGTTCCCGACTAAGTAGAGATAAAGCAGACAATGTCACCTATACCGAGTCCATATTCCTGACAGTGAGCAGCACAGCTGTCTGACCCCACGAAGCTTGAGGATCGTTGGTTAAACAGCATTAGTAACTTGAACTGGGGTGTGAGAGAACTGGGTCgggtaggagaagcaagaaatGGCATTTGAGGTGCCCAAGGAAAGATCGTGGACGAGGTACTGGGTGCTGTGGGGGATCGATGAACGGGAGGAAAGGCATGAGCTTATTTGTGCCTTGGATGCGGTTTGAGGAAGCCGACAGAATTTGCTGCATGCCATCACACAGGAGGATGGTTATGGAGCCCAGCCTATGCCATGACATTCATAGTTGAAGAGTGGCCGATCGGCCCAGCACTCCGATCATGTCCCCTCCCGGCCCCAGGCGACTACATCTCCCAGCATCGCCTGCTCGGGCCgcgggaagggaaaagaaaaaaaaaaaaaaaagttaaggccAAGCATTCCCGGAATGTGCTTCCTGCTGGCGCGGGCCGGGGGGCGGGCGAGCCGGGCGGGGCGGGCGGCCGCAGCCCCGGGGCGCGCACTCGGCCGGCCGCGGCCCAAGCATGGCCGAGCCGCTGCTCAGGAAGACCTTCTCCCGCCTGCGGGGTCGGGAGAAACTTCCCCGGAAAAAGTCAGACGCCAAGGACCGCGGTGAGTTCGGGGGCTCTCGAAAAGTAAGAGAAGGGAACCCCGCTCAGCCTCAGATCCCCAGGTCCCCGGTAGGGTACGCAGCAGGACCTAGTGGGTAAGCCGGGAGCGAGCCCTGATGCAAGAGAGGAATATGGACCGGATCTTTgtaaaggggggtgggggggcacggACCGTTATGTGCAGCTGGCCTGAGATGCCAGCCCCTGGGATCCTTGCAAAGCCCGGTAGAGGGGCCTCGCCTCTGACAGGAAATGGGGCCTCGACGGGGCGCCCAGAAAGTGGGGgggccgggggcggggcgggggtgggggaacagCTGTGCGGCATCTACATGGCCTGTCTGGGTGGTGGGCACCCACCAGGAGCCCTGGAGGATGAGAGACGGGGGACACACTCCTGTATACCCAACAGAGGTCGTGCGAGGTTATATCTATTATTGCAATCTTTTCCCCATCTCCGTGCCACCACCGCTCCAGAGGCTGCAGCCACACCTACTGTGAACAGCCCCAAGAAACCGTCCTCTTTATTAagccagggaaactgaggcatgtaGTTGTTGGGCGATTTGTCTCGGGCCTGTGAACTGACTTTAAACAGTCCTCTGATGACAGAGTCCTGAAACAGAGGGCTAGAGGGTAGAAATAGGAGATCCGTAAATCTGGGGGTCCACAGACAGCAAGACGGGACCTTAAAGGAATGGGGTACGGGGCCTAGGAAGGAACCAGTAAAGGAGGGAAACCACCAAACCAAGGGCCTGACCCTTCCTCCCAGGCCGTTCCCAGGGAGTCCCAAGGGTCCCAGGGCCAGAGAAGGGATCCGGGtgcccacacataaacacacacaggaaatcAACCATGATGTCAGAGAGAGAATAGAGCCAAGATAAAGGGGGGCGGGGATAATGGGGCACTGACTGTAGAAATCTGGCCTGGGCTGAGGGGCAAGATCCAGGCGGACTTGGGGGCAGGATTTGGGAAATGGGAGAAGGGTGctgaatgaaaaagaaaccagCACTCACTGTCACATTTCCTGTCCCATCTTCCTAGCAGCATCTACAAGGGCCTTGAGCAGGGCTACAAATCCTATTGTCTAAAATTTCTTCTCACAGTGAGCTCTCTCAAGCCGGGAGTGGGTTGGGGATATGATGATATTGAATCTCCACATAAACAGGACATGGAGCATCAGGAAAACGACTGGCTCAAGGCCACTCAGTGACAAGGGACAGGCATAATAAGATCCTAGGATTAATGAAATGTctgggagaggggagacagaacCAAAATGACCAAGGACATTTGACCTGGACTCTTGAGGCTGGTTCACAGTCCCTTTTGGAATCCTAGGGGCTGGGACAGGGGACCTCAAACTGCAAAGGTGTTAGCTACTTGCTAGGACCAAACAAAATAGCTGGCTCCAAGGGAGGCAGTGGCTCCAGGCCAGCAAAGAGCTTCCTTGCTGTCGATTGGTTATGTGAATGAGGGCTGAAGCCAAGCTGGACTGCTGCCCTGGACCCCTGGGAACTTGAGAGTCGGGTCTTACTATCTTCATTCTCCACCAGGCCGCCCAGCCCAGCGCTCAGAACCCAACCCCCCAGAACCAGAACCTCACATCCTTGAAGGGTCTCAGGCTGGAACAGAGGGACCACCCAGCCCGGAAGCACCTCGGAGCCCCGCTCGGGGGGCCTACTTGCAAAGCCTGGAGCCCAGTAGCCGCCGATGGGTGCTAGGAGGGGCTAAACCACCAGAAGAGGTATCTTTGGGGCCTAGGACACCTAGTAGTGGGGAGCCTGCTGGTGAGATTTGGTACAACCCCATCCCTGAAGAAGATCCCAGACCACCAGCACCTGAGCCCTCGGGATCACAGCTAGCTTCCTCCGAGCCAGAAGGCCCAGTCATCCAAGGTAGGCACAAAGTGTTATATTTACATTCCCACCTGCAAGCATGTACAAGCCTCAAACCCTAGACTCCAGGTGTTTCCTAAGCCTTATTATTCCCAGCCCCTACAAGGACCACAAGATTCACACTCCAAGCCCAGGCCCTGGACTCTGAAGTTTGCTCTCCCTACAGGTGCAGCCCCTACCAGCCCCCCTACCAAAACCTCCCGTACCAAGTCCCCAGGCCCTGCCAGGCGCCTTTCAATGAAGATGAAAAAGCTGCCAGAGCTGCGCCGCCGTCTGAGCCTAAGAAGTACTCGCACTGGCCGGGAACGAGAGAGGGCCGCTCCAGCAGGTTCTGTCATCAGCCGCTACCACCTGGACAGCAGTGTGGGGACTCCTGGGCAGGCATCAGTAGCTGGAGGGACTAGGAGCCCAAGGGGTGGGTACCTCAGCGATGGTGATTCGCCAGAGCGTCCTGGGGGACCACCATCACCCACTGCCTTCCGGCCCTATGAAGTGGTCCCATCGGCCCGGGCTCCTCCAGCCGCACTCTGGGGGCGTCTCAGCCTTCACCTGTATGGGCTAGGGGGTCTGCGACCAACTCCGGGGGCCACTCCTCGAGATCTCTGCTGCCTTCTCCAAGTGGATGGGGTAGCTCGGGCTCGCACAGGGCCACTTCGAGGCGGACCAGACTTCCTGAGGCTGGACCACACCTTCCACCTGGAGCTGGAAGCTGCTCGGCTGCTGCGGGCCTTGGTACTTGCATGGGACCCTGGTGTGAGGCGGCACCGGCCCTGTGCCCAGGGCACTGTGCTGCTGCCAACAATCTTTCGAGGTAAGACATGGGACTTCAAGAAGGAGGAGCAAGACACAAAGACCCACCTAAGGGCATCCTGTTCTCCCATGGTGCACAGGGGTGTCCTAGAGGAGGGGAGTCAGGACACAAAAACCTTTAGGACAAAACTGGCTCAGTCCTCTTTGCACCTTTAGGGTGCCAAGCGCAACAACTGGCCGTTCGACTGGAACCCCAGGGACTTCTTTACGCCAAGCTGACATTGTCGGAACAGCAAGAAGTCCCTGCCACAGTGGAGCCCCGTGTTTTTGGGCTCCCTCTGCAGCTTCTGGTAGAACGTGAGCAGTCCCCAGGCCAGGTGCCTCTCATCATCCGAAAGTGTGTGGGGCAGATCGAATGCCGAGGGCTGCGGGTGAGCCTCTGCCCCCTGACTCCTGCTGCCTTAGACATACTTCCTGGAACCCCTTCACCAACACTCCCGCACAGCATCAGGATCCGCGGAtcatttgtctattttattaCAAGAGCTTAGCCTTCACGGAGCTCAGTCTTTTGGAGTGAGAAAGATGATTGAACTTTCATAAATGTCAAACTAGCTGGCAGGGGGCGTTAAGAAAGGAAGTAGGCTAGCATGGTGACAcctgccccgcccccccccaaaaaataaaattaaaggaggGGGAGTCTAGGACAGCTTAAAGCAGGCCCTCACTTCCTGGCTTGCTTGGGTTAGTCTGAGAAGGCTTCCTAGAAGATGTGAGCTGTGAAGTCAGAGGAAAGAGACTCTAGACAAATGGTCCAACCTGGAGGATTTAGAAAGCTAGGTTATgtgtctctggttttgttttagtcctggtgctggggcttgaacaTAGCGcctcatacatacacagcaagcacttgacTGTTAAGCTATACCCTCAGCTGTcgttttactttttgagacagggtttcaccaagttgcccaggcttgccttgaacacACGCTGTAATCTATAGCCTGggcgatcctcctgccttggtctcaGAGTGCTGAACTACTAGGCCTGGTTCAGGGGCCCCTGTGGTAGCAGTGGAAAGGCAGCCAGTGAAGATGCATGTGAATGGTTCTACCCTCCCAGGCCCTAACATCCACAATCACCTTTGTCCAAATATCCAGGCTTTGCTGTCTATGCCCCCTCTCAGGAAGatactctttctctgtctttatctccaggTAGTGGGGCTGTACCGTCTGTGTGGCTCTGCAGCAGTAAAGAAAGAGCTTCGAGATGCCTTTGAGCAGGACAGTGCAGCTGTGTGCCTCTCTGAAGATGTGTACCCTGATATCAATGTCATCACAGGTCAACTTGCCATTTCTCCATTGCCTGCTCATTCCTTTCAGTTGTCCCCTCCAAGCTGGTCTGGAGGCCCCAGTGaaccctcctctctcctgtctgaTCTTATTTTCATGTCTTATACCTGCCCTCTTCTCAGTCCCACTGTCGGCCCCAATGACCCCTCTAGCTTCAGAAGCCAGGGTGCCTTAACCAGAGAGGACCCCTCTGTCCACAGGCATCCTCAAGGATTATCTTCGAGAACTGCCTACTCCGCTCATCACCCAGCCCCTCTACCAGGTGGTGCTGGAAGCCATGGCCCAAGGACACCCAAGCAGGGCTTCCCTGGGTCCTGAGGGCACCAGAGGGCTCCTGAGCTGCCTGCCAGATGTGGAGAGGGTAAGTTGGCCGTGCTAGGAACTTTGGCACATAGAGCAGCTAATACCAATGTAGTGCTTTAAGCATGCCTGAGATGTAATCTTCATACATGATCACCACATGCCAACAAAATACGTGATATTCATCTGTCAATtcctgggttaaaaaaaaaaaatcaaggctcaGTTTTGTGATTTGCCCGAGGTCAAACAGCCAAGATTTGTCCAAAGACACACTCTATCTAGGCACAGTGTTACATGCCTCTACtcctagcactcaagagtcaaaagcaagaggatttctagttggaggccagcctgagccacatagcCACTTCCAAGCCAGGCTGGGCTGCCTAGCAAACTAAGCAAACAGATCTGCCAACCTAACACAAGCAAAAAATGCTGGCTGTGAGATCTTAGAAAAGTCCTTGAAATTGCCTAACACAGCGTGGGTCAGAGTTCATACCCTTCCATTCCAAAGCTAATTTGCCCTTGGCCTTAATCTCAATTTCACAAAATACATTTCTAATACTAATACCTCCCCTATGGCTATGAGAACTTGAAGCTTCTCCACTCTAAGCCATCCCTGACTATCCTGCAAGTGCCACCAGGGTTCAGGTTTACCCGCCTCGTGCCCACCCTGGCAACTCTCTCCACAGGCCACACTGACCCTTCTTCTAGACCACCTGCGCCTTGTCTCTTCCTTCCACACCCACAACCGCATGACCCCACAGAACTTGGCTGTATGCTTCGGACCAGTGTTGCTACCAGCGAGACAAACACCCTCTCGGCCCCGGCTCCGTAGCTCTGGCCCAGGAGTCACCAGCGCTGTGGACTTCAAGCGCCACATTGAAGTCCTGCATTACCTGTTACAGTCTTGGCCAGGTGAACACCACCCATCCCAGTCAGCCTCCCTTACACATTTATGCTTCCCTACTGGCCAACCATGGGTTGGAATCTAAAGCGGGCCATGCCTCCTGGGTGGGTTAAATTTGTAAGCTTGCCTCTCCAAAGGCCAATCAGGGACCTAGAATGCCACTCCCTTGCATCACAACTTATAGTCCTCCTTGTGGACCCCGCAGATACAAGACGGCCCTCAGAGACCCCAGACGTCGCAGTCGCACCTTATTTGCGGCCCAAAAGACAGCCACCGCTGCACTTGCCTCTGGCAGGCCCAGAAGTGGTGCCTCGGCCTCGGGGCCGCGGGGGCCCTGAAAGTCCCCCAAGCAACCGCTATGCGGGCGACTGGAGCGTGTGCGGAGGCGATTTACTGCCGCGTGGGCGGGACTTCCTGTCCGGGCCTGACTATGACCATGTGACAGGCAGCGACAGTGAGGAAGACGATGATGAGCCTGGAGAGCCGAGGAGCACTACCGACTTCGAAGACGAGTTTGATGCACCCTTCAACCCACACCTGAATCTCAAAGACTTTGATGCCCTCATCCTGGATCTGGAGCGAGAACTCTCCAAGCAGATCAATGTGTGCCTCTGAGCCCTCAAGGCAGGGGATGAACTCTGGTTACTAAGGAATTCCTTCCTGGTTGCTAAGGACCGGGTTCTGATTACTTGTGACTGGGTTCCAAATTACTAAGACCCTGACGACCTAAAAGGACCTGACCAGAGTTGCTCAGAATGAGCACCTGGTTGCTAGGGAGTTGCCAAGGGACCAGTCTTCCCATGCTAAAAATCATTCCCAATTCCTAGTGCCATTGTTTGAGCCCTAGCTGCAAAAATCAGGCTCTTGGCATTTTAAGCACTGGGGCTTCTCTTGCTGCCAGAGACAGTTCTGCTTTGCTAGGCTGGCCTCTCTTGCCTCCCCTTTGCAGGGGAACACCAATTACTGTGAGCATCACCCTGGGGTGTTAAAACATCCCTCGTCAACCCTCTTGCTGCTGCCAACCAAACCAGTATTAGCCTTGAGCACTAcactctgtctctccctgccttGAAGTATCTAAAGACAATCATGGGGTTCAACTTAAGGGGAACAGCACCAGACTTGGCCTCTGCCTATGAAAGGGCAGCCTCGAGCTGATTTCCCCCAACCCGCTTCTAGCAAAAAACCTCCAAGATGAATTTCCAACCAGCACATGAAGACAGAGCCTgaccttccctcccccacccttgaAAAGCTGAGCACTTAACTCCTCCCCTTTTGGAGGGACCCCACCTGAGGCTGGGGAGATCTCTGGTACGGAAGATATTTATTGcctccatgcatgtgtgtgtctgtgtgtgaggatTTGTGTGCACTGGCCTGTGTGGAGTGGGCATGTGGAATTCTTTCAGGGACCATAGAGTGGGATAGGATTATCCATTCCCCGGCACCCCAAGGCCCCTTTCCTGTCTCCCACTTCTTTCCACCACTTCCATCTTTGTGGACAATAAATAAACCAGTATACACAGGGTCTGTGACTGAGTCCTTGGGCTCATATAGCcaagagatttattaattttatgagaGAGAAAGGGTACAGCTGAGCCTGTGGAAAGAGCTACCCTGGGTTGCCAGGGGGCCTCTTTGAGGTTTGgtctcccctcccacttccccactcAGAGGGTTAGTCCTTATCTGACAAGCTCAGAGCAGGCAAGGATGAAAACTCCAGGCTAGGCAAAGTCCAGGTACCAAAAGGCAAGCACGCCAACCCTGTATAATCCCTATACAGAAATGGAGCCATCTCTGAAATCTGTCCTCCCGATCAGGATGTTGACCACGACTGCATGACCTTCCTGGCACAGCTTCCGGCCATCACGAAGTACCTTGACCACTTGATCCTCATTGTCCCGTGAGAGCATCAATCCCTGTGCTCCCAGGCCCATGGCCGCCTTGTGATAATCTAAAGGAAAATATGTCAGGCAATAGCAGAGGGTCCACCCAGGAGAGTAATGGAAGCCCAGCTGGGCCCAAAACACCATGATCCCTCACC is drawn from Mastomys coucha isolate ucsf_1 unplaced genomic scaffold, UCSF_Mcou_1 pScaffold4, whole genome shotgun sequence and contains these coding sequences:
- the Syde1 gene encoding rho GTPase-activating protein SYDE1; translated protein: MAEPLLRKTFSRLRGREKLPRKKSDAKDRGRPAQRSEPNPPEPEPHILEGSQAGTEGPPSPEAPRSPARGAYLQSLEPSSRRWVLGGAKPPEEVSLGPRTPSSGEPAGEIWYNPIPEEDPRPPAPEPSGSQLASSEPEGPVIQGAAPTSPPTKTSRTKSPGPARRLSMKMKKLPELRRRLSLRSTRTGRERERAAPAGSVISRYHLDSSVGTPGQASVAGGTRSPRGGYLSDGDSPERPGGPPSPTAFRPYEVVPSARAPPAALWGRLSLHLYGLGGLRPTPGATPRDLCCLLQVDGVARARTGPLRGGPDFLRLDHTFHLELEAARLLRALVLAWDPGVRRHRPCAQGTVLLPTIFRGCQAQQLAVRLEPQGLLYAKLTLSEQQEVPATVEPRVFGLPLQLLVEREQSPGQVPLIIRKCVGQIECRGLRVVGLYRLCGSAAVKKELRDAFEQDSAAVCLSEDVYPDINVITGILKDYLRELPTPLITQPLYQVVLEAMAQGHPSRASLGPEGTRGLLSCLPDVERATLTLLLDHLRLVSSFHTHNRMTPQNLAVCFGPVLLPARQTPSRPRLRSSGPGVTSAVDFKRHIEVLHYLLQSWPDTRRPSETPDVAVAPYLRPKRQPPLHLPLAGPEVVPRPRGRGGPESPPSNRYAGDWSVCGGDLLPRGRDFLSGPDYDHVTGSDSEEDDDEPGEPRSTTDFEDEFDAPFNPHLNLKDFDALILDLERELSKQINVCL